ACaacacataaatatgaatacagacacacaaatctttttacacacacaaatgtgaatacggacacacaaatctttttacgcacacacaaatgtgaatacagacacacaaatctttttacacatacacaaatgtgaatacgacaaatgtgaatacacacaaatcttattacacacacacagattgaggtacgcacacacaaataatattggaacaataatacccccatacggTTCACCTCCCTATTCTTTAGGAGAATGAAGTTGAACTTTCGAAAACactaatttgtttcttttttccacttttattaaGGTTCTTTTTCAGCAGTTTGTAAAAAGCGGCTGAAGtctaagctgaagaagaagtcccagtgtgtgtttgaggggattgttaaagcaggaaacccaacccttctgaagcagatctacacagagctctacatcacagagggaggaacCGGAGACGTCAACgttgaacatgaagtcagacagattgaagcagcttccaggaaaccacacagagcagaaacaaccatcagacaggaagacatatTTAAACTAccacctggaagagatgaaccaatcagaacagtgatgacgaagggagtggccggcatcgggaaaacagtcctaacacagaagttcactctGGATTGGACTGAAGGCAGAatcaaccaggacatccagttcctgcttcctttcaccttcagagagctgaatgtgctgaaagacagaaagttcagcttggtgcaacttgttcatcacttcttcactgaaaccagagaaatgtgcagctttgaagagttccaggttgtgttcatctttgacggtctggatgagagtcgacttcctctggacttccacaacaatgaggtcctgactgatgttacagagtccacctcagtggacgtgctactgacaaacctcatcagggggaacctgctcccttctgctcgtctctggatcaccacacgacccgcagcagccaatcagatccctcctgagtgtgtctccatggtgacggaggtcagagggttcactgacccacagaaggaggaatacttcaggaaaaGGTTCAGAAAAGACAAGTCCACCAaaatcatctcccacatcaagacatcacggagcctccacatcatgtgccacatcccagtcttttGCTGGATCACtactacggtcctggagaacgtcctggaaaccagagagggaggggagctgcccaagaccctgactgagatgtacatccacttcctggtggtccaggccaaactgaagaaggtcaagtatgacggaggagctgagacggatccacattggagtccagagagcaggaagatgatcaaatctctgggaaaactggcttttgagcagctgcagaaaggaaacctgatcttctatgaaccagacctgagagagtgtggcatcgatgtcagaAAGGCTTCATGGTATTCAGGAGTGTTtacccagatctttagagaggagagaagcctgtaccaggaccaggtcttctgcttcatccatctgagtgttcaggagtttctggctgctcttcatgtccatcggaccttcatcaagtctggagtcaacctgctggaggaaaaaagaaacacctccaggtggtttaaaaaaagagcagaGACTGACCTCTATCAGAGTGCTGTGGACAAgaccttacagagtccaaacggacacctggacttgttcctccgcttcctcctgggtctttcactggagaccaatcagactctcctacgaggtctgatggaaccaaaacaaagaagttcaaaaaacaatcaggaaacagttgagtacatcaagaagaagatcagtgaggacctgtctgcagagagaagcatcaacctgttccactgtctgaatgaactgaatgatcggtctctggtggaggaggtccaacggTCCCTAAGGTCTggacgtctctccacagatgaactgtctcctgctcagtggtcagCTCTGggcttcatcttactgtcatcaggagatctggaggtgtttgacctgaagaagttctcagcttcagaggaggttctacggaggctgctgccagTGGTccaagcctccaagaaagttctGTAAGGACGAAC
This genomic window from Cololabis saira isolate AMF1-May2022 chromosome 8, fColSai1.1, whole genome shotgun sequence contains:
- the LOC133448239 gene encoding NLR family CARD domain-containing protein 3-like, which encodes MDQCEDGEEGVPPSKTSLCGEHESRSKAQRNQPGPGPGPAPAPGPGPRPEPEHGPSCVSLKSDRSKGWLIEFKRDQRSAVKRVHQKGDSLEHEPSCLSLKSDWSNERLIEFKGDQQSSERVDQQISESPSGPSVQQHQTQLDSIFQLLEDNIVLFVKNELKKIQRGLSPDYPESLEHVLEGEDEEQRRSSREAFVKITVNFLRTMKQEELAEHLQSSSFSAVCKKRLKSKLKKKSQCVFEGIVKAGNPTLLKQIYTELYITEGGTGDVNVEHEVRQIEAASRKPHRAETTIRQEDIFKLPPGRDEPIRTVMTKGVAGIGKTVLTQKFTLDWTEGRINQDIQFLLPFTFRELNVLKDRKFSLVQLVHHFFTETREMCSFEEFQVVFIFDGLDESRLPLDFHNNEVLTDVTESTSVDVLLTNLIRGNLLPSARLWITTRPAAANQIPPECVSMVTEVRGFTDPQKEEYFRKRFRKDKSTKIISHIKTSRSLHIMCHIPVFCWITTTVLENVLETREGGELPKTLTEMYIHFLVVQAKLKKVKYDGGAETDPHWSPESRKMIKSLGKLAFEQLQKGNLIFYEPDLRECGIDVRKASWYSGVFTQIFREERSLYQDQVFCFIHLSVQEFLAALHVHRTFIKSGVNLLEEKRNTSRWFKKRAETDLYQSAVDKTLQSPNGHLDLFLRFLLGLSLETNQTLLRGLMEPKQRSSKNNQETVEYIKKKISEDLSAERSINLFHCLNELNDRSLVEEVQRSLRSGRLSTDELSPAQWSALGFILLSSGDLEVFDLKKFSASEEVLRRLLPVVQASKKVLLNDCNLSGDICPLLSSVLSSQSSSLTELDLSNNHLQDSGLKKLCPGLESPHCHLESLRLSCCNLSGNICPLLSSVLSSQSSSLTELDLSNNHLQDSGLKKLCPGLESPHCHLESLRLSGCLISEEGCASLVSALSSNPTHLRELDLSYNHPGESAGKLRSAGLEDPRWRQDTLRVEPAGQQWLTPGLRKYSCQLTIDTNTVNNNIQLSDNNRKMTRMGGYQSYPDHPDRFDSWPQLMCREVLTGRCYWEVQWRGGVSVSVSYRRIRRKGGSDDCVFGWNDHSWSLSCSDDGWYSVCHNNRVTSSSSSSSVCDRVAVYVDVPAGTLSFYSVSSERLIHLHTFNTTFTEPLYPGFGFWSDSGSSVSLC